aatttagtttttttggaaatttactgATAAAATAACCAGAATTTAAGACATGATTTGAGGCCTTAATGCAGTTTCGTTCGCCTACGTTCCAGTAAACAACCGCAGTGCCTTTAAATCATACAACCGTTTTATTCGGTTTTAATAATAATCCAACATTCTCGAGCGCGTATACAATGTTAGACATTTTCGGTCAACCATTATGAAGTCACCAAACGCACTGATGATAAACACTATTCATTGATGACGGCTCTAACGCTGCATTGTCAAACGTAATGTATGCGTTTCGGAATTCATTTTCTGGTTCAATGCTTCCACCTAATGTGGGCCTACCAAACTATTTGCCGTTTGCcgaaaaatcatttattcagTTCAGTTTGAGCAGCATTTGCGCTGACTAAACTGTTATCTCTATGGTTCTCTCGTTTCGTTTCAGCCACCGACGACTGAAGGAAATTCTTAGTCTGTATAGGCATACAAGCAAATATCGAAGACATGTTCCTTCGTCGTCTTCGAGCGGCGGCATAGGACTAGTATAGCATTTATGCATTTTGCATGCGGTATTCCAGGCTATTTGCATGCATACCGGCAGTGTTGGCTCGACAGAGGAAAAAGCGATAGAGACCAAAGCACCGTTTATTGATGAAAACGGAGATGCACCTTCACTGTGTAGAGGTATCTTTTTCCAGAATGAAGTTGGGTCGGGTTATAAAGCGGGAGCCTGATGAATTTCCTCCTGCACACCGGAAGAGCAATTCAGCAGACACCGATGGAGCTCAGCAAACAACGGCAAACATCGGTGTTTTATAATGGTTTGCACACAAGCCGGTAAGCTTTTTTAACTTCCCACTTGACggatcatccccccttaccagtACTCTTTTTCAGCTAGTACTATTATAGGTGTTCCTTACCTATgttatgatgttttttttttttatttttcaaattgatgtaCCTACGTGCCCGTTAAGTGGTTCAAcattttccaaacaaaagacaagtGCCCAGCGAGTAAAAATCCATTTCCCGTTCAGGCGACAATGACACTTGACACTTCCGGCGAGAGAAGCGCCGTGTGTTGTCTGTGCTTGATGCTTGAAGTGGCTTGAGGCCGGACGGATAACAATGCATGGAGAAAGTCCCTTCCGATCCGGTTGATTTTCTCGCTTCCCAAACTTGACTCCCCCACTACACTGGTTCGGATCAAAATATTTGTCTATCTCTAATCGAGGGTCTAGTCCGAAAGTGCTGCTCCATACAAAAACTCACACACACACGAACTTGCTACAAACGGCGTCATAAGCCCTGCATCATGGTACACAATATACTAGCTATAAACGGAGCCAATTTGGCACGGAGATATCGAGATTACATAACGAGTACCAGCGGGATTTTCCGAGTTTTATAGCGGAGGCGAAACAGCATCCCCCCCTTTGCTATTAGTCGATATCAGAATTTCGAACCATTACCACcagttcgaaaaataaaataaaaacattagattTTACAGCCCTTTGTTCCTCGGCCAGGGGgttgtttggaaaatttgatgAGCTCAATAAAGATGGTGACAGTGGCAGCGAATGAATGTTGGGGAAAAGTTTTGTCCATCACATCCGGTCCAAAACGGCTACATACCTGGAATCGAAATAGAAAGGAGAAGATAAAATTAGTTAGTTATCGAAGGGTCTTTCGTTGCATTTAGAAAAAGAGttgttttgtaacttttggaagcaaggttgccaaaatcacagataaatctaaaatttcactgaattttaagcaaattttcatcgcagaatctgtgtcacagaacacagaattttggaaatattcacaggttttacaggtttttttttttaatttttcaaatttatatattttatgttCGTTGACAATGGATCGATTTCTATCcttctttttttggaaaactatgCTAAGATGCACCTAAtgctaattgatttttcttaagtgcccacaaaacttgtgtaaaatatccAACAATCGTTTTgactcaatttttgttttttggctgggccaccagatgtctccaagcaCATCAAAGGGAACTGTTGAAACAAACTgagaaaaaacaaacttttggtcagttttgagctggtcgtatgaactgtttggcatcgtttttgaagtttcgtaaaattttcatcacgtTTCATACTTGAAAAATATCGTGCAATTTAATcccattttaattcaaactagAAATTACTCAATTTTGAACAACGGGATGCAAAAGAGATACTCGAAAAAAAACCCGCTTCGAGATGTCTAGAATTGGTTCTAGAGTAAACTGGGGCAAGTGTACGCACTTAGTTGTGTACGTATTGTATTAAAGTAAGGCTCTTTACCTTTATTGTATGacgcaaaaagttttgattatgtttgtaaactttgataaaaaatcacatttttcaaaaattaccaaagcgTACTCTTACCCTaccagtggggcaagagtacgcatgaggtggggcaagagtacgcatatAATAAGCTCATTGTATTCCATTCTAGTCCGGTGTAAGTGAGGTCTTGAATCATTATAATCgtttattaaacaaaacaaaacctttatttcataaacaatagttaaaataaaacagtgatTTTATGGATAACGCTGTTCGCTTCAGCAAAGGCGAAACGACGCAAATCACTGAAAGTCAGACCGTAAAAAGCACTGGGCAGCGCTCTGCAGTGATTTACGATATCCTCTGACTGCTGAGGAGTAAAAACTGAAGTGAATTGTCCATGGTATTCAGCACCGAATCCCTGGTCGAGAAAAATGATTGTTATTCacaattcaatacaaaaatacCTTCTGTTGATTACCTTCTTAAGGCGTTTACGCAAGGTTGATTCCGAAGTCCCGAGGCTTTCAGCAATCCGGCGCTTCGATTCTCCGTCCTTCAACCACTGCCTGGCGCTTTCCAGCATCTCCGGAGAGCAAATCTTCCGGCTAGTTTTCCTTTTGTACGTcctgattattgaaaacttGATTATTCGTTGGGTTAGCTATCCAAATGCTATCAAAAAGACCAAGGAAACCaacgcgtactcttgccccaccaaacctgcgtactcttgccccctaCGACCATTTGTGAAAAAAGCTAAAAGTGCTAAATATTCCGATCATATCCTGGCATGAGTGTTCCACagattaaatctatattaattATGTGTCCTTTGTCACGTATGCAGATTTGATAAGCGAATTTCCACGAAGCGTAATAATGGTTCCAAATacgcataaaattacataaaaattgaaaaaactaaaacttatctCATTTCTCCGACGTGCGCGAACCAaaccacaaacaaaaacacatatgATCTGCTGACTCGATGACCTGTCAAACCGGTACAGTGTTGCTAATTTCAGTGTTGTTGTTTACTGTAAAAGCCTAGTGCGTACTCTTTCCgcctgcgtactcttgccccactttactctaATGGATAAGACATATCGTAAAGAATATACCTTATTGACTGGATATTGCCGATTCGTCCTCTCCTTTATTAAAATGGACGTTTAACGATGACGATAAACGTCCAAATTATTCCAAAACTGTTAGTTATTTTGACTGTCTCAGTAGTGCAAAATTAAAGGAGTGAGATTCTAAAgtaactcttattgcatttatctaaCAAAAAATTGAACCCCTTTAAGAGCTgcattagtttaattattaaTGTGTTCATATACGATaagccttttcgaaaactggcacttgaaaatttgatctgGTACTTTTGAacgcgcaatagatggcactgtttcaagtcaatttttaacgtatttttttaatgtcagcatttgaaattttgcacactttttttaaatttttttgttcaagcttgtacgtctgttctctgtgcctaaagtacataacaaaaatatactcatacgcttatgatcttagttttgtcatgtccTTTCacgttgaaaaagatttttttatgaaacatcaaTCAGTCgtacaaacgcaaccaatttgcaaatcatagcttgtggggaatcgtgggccacttttgtggggtatcttgagccacctatatttttgtgtttttatacacattcggaacttaaaatacgttaatACTATCAGTAAAGTGCCAaattaagagttatgaaaatgTTTGGTCTATCTTTTCAAATGCGATAGAGATGTacataaatcctatataaggaattttgccgaaatgtTCGCAAGCCAGATTTTAGGagctattcgatcatacacaactctctttttcatttcctcatctgaaattgctttaaaataactaaatgaattgtgaaatttcagttaaggggaaactcataaactttgcatgttatctAGTCCATTTGGATTtgggtggcccacgtttccccacagtttttaaaaatccaaaaaaaaaactttattaaaacattCAGAACTTGGGAAATTAgtgtatttcaaaataatgaaaaaaggcCTCATGATACCTGTTACCGCAGGGGTTGAAGAGATGATTTATTTAGGACTTCTGAGGTTTCGGAATTGTTTTTGAGATAAGCTGGTTACCTTTGCTGTTTTCACtaacttgatttattttgaactgatgcattacatttcattttctggccttttatattcattttcgtCCAGACTCTACGTTCTAGGTCTCAGTTCGGTCGTCCAGACTCTAAAGGTGCTGGGTCTCCTTTCTTTTGAAACTATAGGGTCTGATGAGATCCCCTTTCTACCTATTCAATCTCGAAGCTTCGCGACGCTTACTTCACCGCGTGAAAAGTGAGTGGAGCTGAGATCCCACTTTCCCGTTTTATTGGCACCCCGGATTTCCCTACTGTGAGCACGTTCTTTCTAATGCTGTCAGATTGGAATGAATATGAACGTGCCCCAACATGTAAACAAATCGCTTAATGTTTTGGAATCACCGGTAAGTCTAACAATTTTTCATTCCTAAATTCTTGtgtttaacatgtttttttttttgtttattttagctTACATGACTATGCTTAATGCTAGGGTGGGCCTACCTAGAAGGAATaggcaaaaaatgcaaaaaaaggtAGGTTTTGGTGCTATTTTGATGTGTGGTGGTATCACGGTTTGCAGCCTCCCCAAGGTATGCTTTCAGAGGCTGGTGCGGCACGATATGGTGCCCCGGCAGTGGGTTGAGGCCGCAACATTCCGCCCACCAAAATTCTTCATGAATTTTCCCGTTCGGTTGTTGGAAGCTTACTTATGTTGTGTATGGTTTGAGTTATTTCTCCGGACTGGACCCTTACTGTTGCTAACCTGGGATGACCATCCGGACTATCGTGCAACTTCAGCACCCGACCTAATCTCCACTgggttgaaagtaaatttttggaTCTGATGAGAACTAGATCCCCGGGAATAATCTCGTTCGAaggtttttgccattttcctttgatttggaGTTCGGGAATATATTCCCTGTGCCAACGTTCCCAGAAATGGTTCTTCAGCTCCATTATGTACCGGAATCTTAAGTCGTAGGGGACATCTGGATTGGGAAGATAATTTCCGTTTTCATTCTGCTCCTTGATGGGTCGTCCAATCAGCAAATGACCCGGTGTCAAGGCTTGAAGATCGTTTGGATCATTTGAGCATGGAGAAATTGGTCTTGAGTTCATGATTGCCTCAATTTCGATCAACAAAGTGGTAAATTCTTCGAAGGTTAAGCGCGCGTTTCCGGTCACGATGTTGAGGTGGTGTTTTGCGGTTTTTATCGCCGCTTCCCACAGGCCGCCTAGATGAGGGACTCCGGGAACGTTGAAATGCCACTGTGTGCCTCCAGCCGACAGGAAATTAGCGACTCGCTGATTGTGATCATccgattggatttttttgtaccATGCCCGCATTTCTCGCGATGCTCCTTGGAAATTTGTACCATTGTCGCTATAGAGATGTCCAACTGCTCCTCTACGCCCGATGAAACGCCTCAACGCTGCGAGACACGCGGTAGTTGTGAGTTTCGTAACCGCTTCGATGTGAACGGCTCTTGTTGCGTAGCATACAAATATAGCGATGTACCCTTTCGTTGATGTTGCGCCTCTGCCGCGACGATCGACCAATGTGATGGGGCCACCGTAATCGACTCCGCTGATGAAAAATGGGGGGGCCTGATTCACTCGTTCTGGTGGAAGCTGTCCCATGATTGGCTGAGTCAAACCACGCTCTGGGCTCTTTCGATAGCACGGAATGCAGCTCCAAACAGTATTGCGTGCCAAATTCCTTCCGTTTGGAACCCAAAATCGTCGCCGAGTGAACGCCAGTAGTGCTTGTGCTCCGATGTGATGATTCTTCACGTGTTcttgatgaaacaaaaccttCGCTAAACGACAACCTGCGGGTAGGATCCAAGGGTGTTTCGACTCGTAGATCATATCCGCCCTCGCCAACCTGCCGCCCACCCTGAGGAGTCCGCCATCCAGAAATGGTGTTAATGGCCACAGTTTACTCTTATGCGGCAAGGGTTCGCCTTGTTGAAGTGCCGTGATTTCAGCGTCGAACGCCTGATGTTGTGAATATCGGACGAGCATTCTTTCACCTGCCTCATAGTCACCCACTGATAAAGGACCTGTGTTTCGGTGTTCTCGGGGGAGTTGAATGTTGACGACGAAACGGATCATCCAGGATGTAACTCTGACCATAGTTCGATAAGATGAATACCTCGCTATGATGTCATCTAGAAGATCGCTAGCTACCATGTAGTAAGAAGCCACCTCTGCTGACCTGCGCTTCTCGTTGTCCATCGCCTCCTTCTCCTTTGGCGCAAGATGAACTTCTTGCGGCTCTCGTAAACTTTCAGGTTCCCAGTCCGGACCCGACCACCACAGATGATTTTCAGCAAGTGACACGGGAGCTGCACCTCGACTTAAGAGATCGGCTGGATTCTGATGGGTGCGTACGTGCCTCCAGTTGATTGCAGGAAGAATCTCGTTGATCTGCACCACGCGATTTGCTACGAACGTCTTCCATCTTGATGGGTCACCCGCTATCCACGCTAAAGTCGTCATCGAATCACTGAAGGCTAAGGTTTGGTTGATCTCTAGGCGAAGATTCTGCTTGACCGTCTTTATCAATTCTGCTAATAGTGCGGCAGCGCACAATTCGCTGCGAGGAATCGTTGGGCGATTGATCGGACAAACCTTTGACTTCGAGCACAGAAGGCGCGAACTGGTGTTACCATACTTGTCAATGGCGCGTAAGTAGATTACCGCCCCATATGCGAGCTCCGACGCGTCACAGAAACCGTGTAGATAGATGCGTGTGGGTTTGTCGATCGAGATGCTTCTCCTAGGCACCTTAATTCTCCAGACTTCTCGTAGATGGGTCAGGTACGTCCTCCATCGTTGGTTGAAAGAGGCCGGTAGCGGGTCTGACCAGTCACTGGCAATCTTCCATATCTCCTGCATGAAGACCTTTGCAATAGTTACGACGGGTCCGATCAATCCTAGAGGATCAAATATCTTCGCTATCGTTGAGAGCACTTGTCGTTTGGTGAATACGGCTTGGAAGGGATCACAATTCGCCACAAACACGAACAAATCACTGCGGCACTGCCATTTTAGCCCAAGCGTCTTGATTGTTGGGTCGGGTTCGAGGTCTAAGGCCAACTCACTTGCTCGGTCGTTGGGTGGAACAGCTCGCAGCACTGAAGATTCATTTGAGGCCCACTTGCGAATGGGAAATCCGCCTTTCTGTAGGAGTCTAGTCAGTTGCATCCGTTTCTCGATGGCTTCCTCGACGGTGTCAGCACCGGTCAAGCAGTCGTCGACGTAGATGTCATTTTCCGATTCCTTCGCTATCGGAAACTCGTTGCCCTCATCGATGAAAAGTTGTTTAAGGGTGCGTGTTGCCAGAAAAGGTGCGCATGCTAAACCAAACGTGACTGTGTTCATCCGGTACTCAGCCACCTTTCGACCCGGCTCTTGCCAGATCATACGAATCCGATCGCTATCCTCTGGTGACACTCTAACCTGCAGATACATTTTCTCGATATCTCCGGTTAATGCAACTCGATGGGTTCGGAAATTGAGAAGAATGCAGTAAAGAGACTTCTGCACGACCGGCCCTGTCATCAGCAAGTCGTTGAGCGTCACTCCGTTGCTGGATTTCATCGACCCGTTGAAAACCACTCGAAGTTTCGTCGTAGTGCTGTCCTCCTTCAGCACGCAATGGTGAGGCAGGAATATCGTGCGTTGCTGTTTCGTAGATGGCTCTGCTCTGCTTATGTGACCCGCTATGATAAAATTGTTGATGTATTCTTCGTACATCTTCTGACGTTCTGGATCCTTGTTCAGCCGTTTTTTCAGAAGATCAAACTGCTTTAATGCCTGGTACCCGGTCTCCGCAATCTCGACTGGATCTCGCTTGAACGGGAGTTTTACGACGTACCGCCCAGTATGGTCCCTGGTGGTGTGCTGTCTGTAGTGGTCCTCACACAACCGCTCTTCCACTGAGAGGTGGCGCTGCGGCACGAGGGTTTCCAGTTCCCAGAATCGAGAGACAAGTTGGTTCACTGTTGGTTCAGGTTCTGCTTCGTCATCAGACAGAGAAGTCATGAGACACAACGAGGGCTTGTTGCTGGCAGCTTCGGTGCGGCATTCTCCTGCGACGACCCAACCTAGAACTGTCTGCTGCAACACTGGCTTGCTTGGACCCAACGAAATGCGCCCGCCTTCCAAAAGCTGATAAAACACCCCGGCACCGATGAGCAGGTCAATAGAGGCTGGTTTGTTGAAATGCTCGTCTGCCAATGGTATGCTGGTATTCAACTTCCAACTGTCGATGTCGAACTGACGATGGGGTAACTGATCGGAGATCTTGTCCAGAATGGCACACTCCAGAGTCATCTGCAGGTTGGAATGCCTAGATCCGATGTTTACGAACGCTGCTTTCCTCAATTTGGTTGACATTCCCGATATTCCCTTCAACGGTATGTCGATACGGTGTGTCTCGGGCTGTAGTTGCTCAACAAGCTTGGTGGTGACAAAGGATGCTTGAGATCCCGAATCAAGAAGAGCTCGTGCCGAAATACGTTCACCTGATGCACTAGTCACCCAGATGATAGCCGTGGCCAGAAAAACAGACGAAAACGAATCCGAAGCTACATGGTTCACCGTTCCAAATGACAGATGTACCTGCGCTGGAACTAGGCTATCATGGAGCAATGTGTGATGAGCTTCGTTGCACTTCCTGCACCTTCCGGCATCGCAAGTTGCTACACCATGCTTAACGCGCAGACAGTTGGTGCAGAGATCCATACGATGTACTGTTTGTAAGCGTTCAGCAGACGACATCGATCTGAACTTCTGACAAAACAGTAGATAGTGGGGTTTTTGTTGACATACGTTGCACTTCGCACTGGCGCCTAAATATGCCCGTGCTGATGAAGCTTTGGCTTCGCTGCTGACTGCGATCAAATCTTCCGGACGATGGACGATGCGGAGGATTTCCCGATGGACGATGCGGAGCACCTCCCGATCGAAACGAAGAGTTATGCGCAGTCTCGAGCGCGTAGGCACGCTGGTCGATGAATCCAAGAAATTCTTCCACACTGGCTGGGAATTCAAAGATGGCTGTCCGGTCGATCCAATGTTGGCGCGTTTCGACATCCACCTTCATTAGTAAGAGGTGGATCAACCAACAATCCCGTTCCTCCCGTCGAAGGGCTGCTAAGGCTCGAGTTACATCATCCGCTGTGTCGTGCAGTCTCCGGAGCAAGAGGCCGGTTGCTACTGTAAACGACGGAATTTCAATGAATCGCTGAACGTGGTGAGCGACGATAAGATCCTTTCGATCGAACCGTCTTTTTAGAGCTTCGAGAGCGCCATCATAAGCGCTATCTTCCACCCTGACATGCTTAATAACTGCTGCTGCCTTACCCGATGTATACGTCTTGAGGTAGAACAGCTTCTGTGCCTTCGACAAATTCTCGTTTTTGTCGACTGCGCTGAGAAACAAATCGAAAAACGACGACCATTCACTGTATTCGCCGGTGAAAGTTGGTAGTATCCCTTTCGGCAAGTGAAGCTCCGGAGCAGTGAGCCGTACATGGGACCGGATTTGGGTTGCGCCTCCACCATCCGAGCTCTCCTGGATGAAATTCGCACCGACTGCTGGTGCTTCCGGAGCTAGTATCGATGAGTCTCGGCCTTCCTCTTCGGTTCCAAATGATTCGGCATCGTTGCTTCCGCTGTCTTCCTGCTTCGTGTCCTTCGGTTGCTCCATTGGTGCTAGAAGCTTGGAGATTCCGCCGTTCAACTTCGCTTTCGACGCGTTGAATCGCTTGATGATTGATTCCTCCTCATCCAAATGCTCCTCGATGTCGTCAACGGCAATGCATTGGTCGAGAATGTGGTTTTGAATTGCACGAAAATCCACCAAGAGGTCTTGGAGGCATTCGAGCTCCGCTTTCAGGTGCTCCAGGGCAGTTCCCTCAGGATTGAGGGCCTCGATGCGCTGCTCTGCTCGCCTGAGCCTTCCTTCGATGGCTGTCCGCTTCCTCAGAAGTGATTCCATGTTGTTCATCCTGTCTACAGCGCCAAATGTTACCGCAGGGGTTGAAGAGATGATTTATTTAGGACTTCTGAGGTTTCGGAATTGTTTTTGAGATAAGCTGGTTACCTTTGCTGTTTTCACtaacttgatttattttgaactgatgcattacatttcattttctggccttttatattcattttcgtCCAGACTCTACGTTCTAGGTCTCAGTTCGGTCGTCCAGACTCTAAAGGTGCTGGGTCTCCTTTCTTTTGAAACTATAGGGTCTGATGAGATCCCCTTTCTACCTATTCAATCTCGAAGCTTCGCGACGCTTACTTCACCGCGTGAAAAGTGAGTGGAGCTGAGATCCCACTTTCCCGTTTTATTGGCACCCCGGATTTCCCTACTGTGAGCACGTTCTTTCTAATGCTGTCAGATTGGAATGAATATGAACGTGCCCCAACATGTAAACAAATCGCTTAATGTTTTGGAATCACCGGTAAGTCTAACAATTTTTCATTCCTAAATTCTTGtgtttaacatgttttttttttgtttattttagctTACATGACTATGCTTAATGCTAGGGTGGGCCTACCTAGAAGGAATaggcaaaaaatgcaaaaaaaggtAGGTTTTGGTGCTATTTTGATGTGTGGTGGTATCACGGTTTGCAGCCTCCCCAAGGTATGCTTTCAGAGGCTGGTGCGGCACGATATGGTGCCCCGGCAGTGGGTTGAGGCCgcaacaataccaaaaaaaatgtagaaaacctttccatttttttttatcttttaaaataaataagttatgaaacaaagaaaaaagtggcccatgataccccactctcccctactaaaaaaaatcggcaaCTTTGTATGGAAGTCGAGCATATTGCCAGATAAATTAAGATAAATTAGCGCAAAAAACTTAAGTATaagctttttaaagtttattaaaaaagctTAGATCGCTTGGCTCATAACAGGGCATTTTAGGTCATGTAATTTTTATTACGACATTGTAATGAATGTGTGAGATATCAGAATAAGTATGcggaaaatttgccaaaatctaatttacttattaaaaaaagaagtttttagATAATCGATGttatttcttcatattttcaaattcaaacaaattttaaaatctcaatcaatcacaaacacttttTTGCACCCAATCAACAAGGTttggaaaaatgttcaaaatcgtATTGATATGAattaggaattttaaaaattctatttctactttgatgggccataacatttataatattcaaaataacgacttcagttgtgttattcgaattaaaatgttcttatttcactgaatcagtAATTGAtattctcatttttaaaaaaaagtcatgggTTAAGGGGTTAATTCAGTTCAAGGGTTCAAgggtttattttattcaaagggATCAAAATCAAAGatactattttttcattttctcctagttatcaaaataataaatcaaagGCAAAAAAATGCTCATTTTTGAAGTAAACAATAGAAACTTTTTATatgttatttaaataaaaaagaaaataaagaatcgTGAATTtggttgtaaatattgaaagcacaaagcaaataccAATTTACTCAAAATTGCGCATTGAAAGTCGccactttaaaaaagttttagaacttttaaaaaataactaaaaaaatcatgatcggttaaaaaaaatgtagaaatcaGATAAACGTTATAAATATTCTagcgaaaatttcaaatttttaaatttcaagctctaaATATTTGGTCGCtatcaattgaaaaattgggTCCTGGAGAAGTGATATGAATAAAAGTACATACAATCTTTTGTATTAAGATTTATAGGTTTCCAagaagattaatttttttttttgaaaacgaatatttaaaattgaagaataaagttaaacttattaaatattattcaaaaacttaaataaagaCTTCATGTAAAACATGgtgaatttatttaaacattaatACAAAACTTGaggataaaaataagataagatCATTATAATGATTGGTTTTTAAGAATTAAGAGTCCCACACTctaatcttttgtcagatttggtcTATCGCCTCTAGTTTTGTTGATAATGCGTTCATATGTtgtaaaatgaatcaaatttcagttaaatcaaccattgataactgatgaaataaaaaacttaccTAGTACTTAATAATATGtacaatgattttaaaaagtgatactctacaatttttataaattttagtaGATATCACTACGAgttttttgactgcttatttttattttattcaaaaattgacataaatattatgttattaagtttaaaattttttggaaaaaaaaatcatcaggaGCAACATTATTTGCGCTCTTCAGGAAATTAgatcatttatttaaaaccttagtttgtaaaagtttttttatatttcacagTTTTGTCATAAAAAAGTGCCAAAATTTCGTTAATGATTTTTCCTATTCCCAAAAGCTACTTCAAAaacattatcgaaaaaaaagtaaattgaatattttatttcagggcacacaaattaatcaaaaatagaTCATAAAtgctttgc
This sequence is a window from Uranotaenia lowii strain MFRU-FL chromosome 3, ASM2978415v1, whole genome shotgun sequence. Protein-coding genes within it:
- the LOC129752550 gene encoding uncharacterized protein LOC129752550, giving the protein MNNMESLLRKRTAIEGRLRRAEQRIEALNPEGTALEHLKAELECLQDLLVDFRAIQNHILDQCIAVDDIEEHLDEEESIIKRFNASKAKLNGGISKLLAPMEQPKDTKQEDSGSNDAESFGTEEEGRDSSILAPEAPAVGANFIQESSDGGGATQIRSHVRLTAPELHLPKGILPTFTGEYSEWSSFFDLFLSAVDKNENLSKAQKLFYLKTYTSGKAAAVIKHVRVEDSAYDGALEALKRRFDRKDLIVAHHVQRFIEIPSFTVATGLLLRRLHDTADDVTRALAALRREERDCWLIHLLLMKVDVETRQHWIDRTAIFEFPASVEEFLGFIDQRAYALETAHNSSFRSGGAPHRPSGNPPHRPSSGRFDRSQQRSQSFISTGIFRRQCEVQLHRMDLCTNCLRVKHGVATCDAGRCRKCNEAHHTLLHDSLVPAQVHLSFGTVNHVASDSFSSVFLATAIIWVTSASGERISARALLDSGSQASFVTTKLVEQLQPETHRIDIPLKGISGMSTKLRKAAFVNIGSRHSNLQMTLECAILDKISDQLPHRQFDIDSWKLNTSIPLADEHFNKPASIDLLIGAGVFYQLLEGGRISLGPSKPVLQQTVLGWVVAGECRTEAASNKPSLCLMTSLSDDEAEPEPTVNQLVSRFWELETLVPQRHLSVEERLCEDHYRQHTTRDHTGRYVVKLPFKRDPVEIAETGYQALKQFDLLKKRLNKDPERQKMYEEYINNFIIAGHISRAEPSTKQQRTIFLPHHCVLKEDSTTTKLRVVFNGSMKSSNGVTLNDLLMTGPVVQKSLYCILLNFRTHRVALTGDIEKMYLQVRVSPEDSDRIRMIWQEPGRKVAEYRMNTVTFGLACAPFLATRTLKQLFIDEGNEFPIAKESENDIYVDDCLTGADTVEEAIEKRMQLTRLLQKGGFPIRKWASNESSVLRAVPPNDRASELALDLEPDPTIKTLGLKWQCRSDLFVFVANCDPFQAVFTKRQVLSTIAKIFDPLGLIGPVVTIAKVFMQEIWKIASDWSDPLPASFNQRWRTYLTHLREVWRIKVPRRSISIDKPTRIYLHGFCDASELAYGAVIYLRAIDKYGNTSSRLLCSKSKVCPINRPTIPRSELCAAALLAELIKTVKQNLRLEINQTLAFSDSMTTLAWIAGDPSRWKTFVANRVVQINEILPAINWRHVRTHQNPADLLSRGAAPVSLAENHLWWSGPDWEPESLREPQEVHLAPKEKEAMDNEKRRSAEVASYYMVASDLLDDIIARYSSYRTMVRVTSWMIRFVVNIQLPREHRNTGPLSVGDYEAGERMLVRYSQHQAFDAEITALQQGEPLPHKSKLWPLTPFLDGGLLRVGGRLARADMIYESKHPWILPAGCRLAKVLFHQEHVKNHHIGAQALLAFTRRRFWVPNGRNLARNTVWSCIPCYRKSPERGLTQPIMGQLPPERVNQAPPFFISGVDYGGPITLVDRRGRGATSTKGYIAIFVCYATRAVHIEAVTKLTTTACLAALRRFIGRRGAVGHLYSDNGTNFQGASREMRAWYKKIQSDDHNQRVANFLSAGGTQWHFNVPGVPHLGGLWEAAIKTAKHHLNIVTGNARLTFEEFTTLLIEIEAIMNSRPISPCSNDPNDLQALTPGHLLIGRPIKEQNENGNYLPNPDVPYDLRFRYIMELKNHFWERWHREYIPELQIKGKWQKPSNEIIPGDLVLIRSKNLLSTQWRLGRVLKLHDSPDGHPRTYKRKTSRKICSPEMLESARQWLKDGESKRRIAESLGTSESTLRKRLKKVINRRDSVLNTMDNSLQFLLLSSQRIS